One window from the genome of Pseudonocardia hierapolitana encodes:
- a CDS encoding MFS transporter, producing the protein MPSSGPGLPSAAAEVSGATPHVRLGLVRLVRTRGFRRLLAVRFATQWGDGMFQAALGGAVLFNPERQADPIAVAAGLAVLLLPYSLIGPFAGALIDRWDRKRVLMGANVVRAALVVVVAAVVMSGASGVALYLPALAAAGVNRFVLAALSVALPHVVPRRHLVEANTFAVTAGAATAAIGGATAIGLRELVGTGDAGSGAVTLIGIAGSLTAAVLAAGFRRGRLGPDRTDGRRSTAGSVLHGFADGARATIATPSVAASFLALGTHRLAFGVSTLLSLLLFRYAFTDAGPLRAGMAGLGEAVVLAAAGLGTAALLAPWMVRRWGRPRTVRVSLVVATVTQLTLAALLSLPIVMVAAFVLGLTGQIVKLCADAAVQGEVRDEVLGRVFALYDIVFNLGYVLAVAAAALLSPPDGAAPWLFGTAALLYVLGYLGHDMQLRRGRRLDAMSAKPLS; encoded by the coding sequence GTGCCGTCATCGGGACCCGGGCTGCCGTCCGCCGCCGCCGAGGTCTCCGGCGCGACGCCGCACGTGCGCCTCGGCCTCGTCCGGCTAGTGCGCACCCGGGGCTTCCGCCGGCTGCTGGCCGTGCGCTTCGCCACGCAGTGGGGCGACGGCATGTTCCAGGCCGCGCTGGGCGGGGCCGTGCTGTTCAACCCGGAGCGGCAGGCCGACCCGATCGCCGTGGCGGCCGGGCTCGCCGTGCTGCTGCTGCCGTACTCGCTGATCGGGCCGTTCGCGGGCGCGCTCATCGACCGCTGGGACCGCAAGCGGGTTCTCATGGGTGCCAACGTCGTCCGCGCGGCGCTCGTGGTGGTCGTCGCGGCCGTGGTGATGTCCGGCGCGTCCGGCGTGGCGCTGTACCTGCCCGCACTGGCCGCGGCCGGGGTGAACCGGTTCGTGCTCGCCGCGCTGTCGGTCGCACTGCCCCACGTCGTGCCGCGCCGGCACCTGGTGGAGGCCAACACCTTCGCCGTCACCGCGGGCGCCGCGACAGCCGCCATCGGCGGGGCGACGGCGATCGGGCTGCGCGAGCTCGTCGGCACGGGCGACGCGGGCTCGGGCGCGGTGACGCTGATCGGGATCGCCGGCTCGTTGACGGCGGCGGTGCTGGCGGCCGGGTTCCGCCGCGGCAGGCTCGGACCCGACCGCACCGATGGCCGCCGGTCGACGGCGGGCAGCGTGCTGCACGGTTTCGCCGACGGGGCACGGGCGACGATCGCCACCCCGTCGGTGGCGGCGTCGTTCCTGGCGCTGGGGACGCACCGGCTCGCGTTCGGCGTCTCGACGCTGCTCTCGCTGCTGCTGTTCCGCTACGCCTTCACCGATGCCGGCCCGCTGCGCGCCGGCATGGCCGGCCTGGGCGAGGCGGTCGTGCTCGCCGCGGCCGGGCTGGGCACGGCGGCGCTGCTCGCCCCGTGGATGGTGCGCAGGTGGGGACGGCCGCGCACGGTGCGGGTGTCGCTCGTGGTCGCCACGGTCACGCAGCTCACCCTTGCCGCGCTGCTCTCGCTGCCCATCGTGATGGTGGCCGCGTTCGTACTGGGGCTCACCGGCCAGATCGTGAAGCTCTGCGCCGACGCCGCCGTGCAGGGCGAGGTGCGCGACGAAGTGCTCGGGCGGGTGTTCGCCCTCTACGACATCGTGTTCAACCTCGGGTACGTACTGGCGGTGGCCGCGGCTGCCCTGCTCAGCCCGCCGGACGGTGCCGCGCCGTGGCTGTTCGGCACGGCCGCCCTGCTGTACGTGCTCGGCTACCTGGGCCACGACATGCAGCTGCGCCGCGGCCGCCGGCTCGACGCGATGTCAGCGAAGCCACTTTCCTGA
- a CDS encoding CCA tRNA nucleotidyltransferase produces MVTVGPVAEELASRFADAGHRLYLVGGSVRDALIGREVSDLDFTTDARPEEILDVVRGWTDAVWDTGIAFGTVGARKRGTTVEITTFRADAYDRVSRNPIVRFGDSIEDDLVRRDFTVNAMAVELTGPERRFVDPYGGLAALSAGTLDTPAAPEDSFADDPLRMLRAARFVSQLGLTPAQRVVVAMTNMADELDRITRERVQAELSKLILGTHPRRAIELMVDTGLCEHVLPEVPAMRLAIDEHMQHKDVYTHSLVVMEQAIDRETDGPDLVLRLAALLHDIGKPDTRRKEPDGRVSFHHHEVVGAKMVRRRLRELKYPKAIVDDVAQLVFLHLRFHGYSGGEWTDSAVRRYVTDAGPLLERLHKLVRSDCTTRNRRRAAALQRSYDSLEERIASLREKEALDAIRPDLDGNEIMRLLGVPPGPQVGRAYKHLLALRMERGPLSREEAEAELRAWAADNLG; encoded by the coding sequence ATGGTCACGGTCGGCCCCGTCGCCGAGGAGCTCGCAAGCCGGTTCGCCGATGCCGGCCACCGGCTCTACCTGGTCGGCGGCAGCGTCCGGGACGCGCTCATCGGCCGCGAGGTGTCCGACCTGGACTTCACCACGGACGCCCGGCCCGAGGAGATCCTCGACGTCGTCCGCGGCTGGACCGACGCCGTCTGGGACACCGGCATCGCCTTCGGCACGGTCGGGGCCCGCAAGCGCGGCACCACCGTCGAGATCACGACGTTCCGCGCCGACGCCTACGACCGCGTCTCCCGAAACCCGATCGTGCGTTTCGGTGACTCGATCGAGGACGACCTCGTGCGGCGGGACTTCACCGTCAACGCGATGGCGGTGGAGCTCACCGGCCCGGAGCGGCGGTTCGTCGACCCGTACGGCGGGCTCGCCGCGCTCTCCGCCGGCACCCTCGACACGCCCGCCGCCCCGGAGGACTCCTTCGCCGACGACCCGCTGCGGATGCTGCGGGCCGCCCGGTTCGTCTCGCAGCTCGGACTCACCCCGGCTCAGCGGGTTGTCGTCGCAATGACGAACATGGCGGACGAGCTGGACCGCATCACGCGCGAGCGCGTGCAGGCCGAGCTCAGCAAGCTGATCCTCGGCACGCACCCGCGGCGCGCCATCGAGCTGATGGTCGACACCGGGCTGTGCGAGCACGTGCTCCCCGAGGTCCCCGCCATGCGGCTCGCGATCGACGAGCACATGCAGCACAAGGACGTCTACACGCACTCTCTCGTGGTCATGGAGCAGGCGATCGACCGCGAGACCGACGGACCCGACCTCGTGCTGCGGCTCGCCGCGCTGCTGCACGACATCGGCAAGCCCGACACGCGGCGCAAGGAGCCGGACGGCCGCGTGAGCTTCCACCACCACGAGGTGGTCGGGGCGAAGATGGTGCGCAGGCGGCTGCGTGAGCTGAAGTACCCCAAGGCGATCGTGGACGACGTCGCCCAGCTCGTGTTCCTGCACCTGCGCTTCCACGGCTACTCGGGCGGCGAGTGGACCGACTCCGCGGTCCGCCGCTACGTCACCGACGCAGGCCCGCTGCTCGAGCGGCTGCACAAGCTCGTGCGCTCGGACTGCACCACCCGCAACCGCAGGCGGGCCGCTGCGCTGCAGCGCAGCTACGACTCGCTCGAGGAGCGGATCGCCAGCCTGCGCGAGAAGGAGGCGCTCGACGCCATCCGGCCCGACCTGGACGGGAACGAGATCATGCGGCTGCTGGGCGTCCCACCGGGCCCGCAGGTCGGCAGGGCCTACAAGCACCTGCTGGCCCTGCGCATGGAGCGCGGTCCGCTCTCCCGCGAGGAGGCGGAAGCCGAGCTGCGCGCGTGGGCGGCCGACAATCTGGGCTGA
- a CDS encoding NUDIX domain-containing protein, translated as MSSSRGRSGGRRGGRPAERRRRLRTVDETSAGGLVVDHATGAAAVIGRLDRRGRLLWSLPKGHIEAGETAEEAAVREVEEETGIIGRVVAPLGTIDFWFVAEDRRVHKTVHHFLLQALGGELSDDDVEVAEVAWVPLDELEDRLAYADERRLIRRATELLEESA; from the coding sequence ATGTCCTCATCCCGCGGCCGCTCCGGGGGGCGTCGCGGGGGTCGTCCGGCCGAACGCCGCAGACGGCTGCGCACGGTCGACGAGACGTCGGCCGGCGGGCTCGTCGTCGACCACGCCACCGGCGCGGCCGCGGTGATCGGCCGCCTCGACCGCAGGGGGCGTCTGCTGTGGTCGCTGCCCAAGGGCCACATCGAGGCCGGTGAGACGGCCGAGGAGGCGGCGGTGCGCGAGGTCGAGGAGGAGACCGGCATCATCGGCCGCGTGGTCGCACCGCTCGGCACGATCGACTTCTGGTTCGTCGCCGAGGACCGCCGCGTCCACAAGACGGTCCACCACTTCCTGCTGCAGGCGCTCGGCGGGGAGCTGTCCGACGACGACGTCGAGGTCGCCGAGGTGGCGTGGGTGCCGCTCGACGAGCTCGAGGACCGCCTCGCCTACGCCGACGAACGCCGCTTGATCAGGCGAGCCACCGAGCTGCTGGAGGAGTCCGCGTGA
- a CDS encoding DUF6049 family protein yields MKPVATLVAITLLTLAGLFGPGPVPGAAAAPAAPGQVADGPLRLELQEMSPRVVTTGGTRDLVVVGTLTNTGEVPVRDLTIRVQRGNPLETEGALRDALDGTARTDAVTPQFMPLPGELAPGAQLPVRLTLPLRGSPETSLALNATGVHELLVNVNGSPGDGARARLAAARMLLPVLSLPPDPASPDQVPPATTGGATPFALLVPIADTPRRLATVPGEPTLLTDDYLAASFAPDGRLGGLVAALARNAPADSRVREATCLAVDPDLVETAALMRSPNGYRVVGPDGNPVPGTGGAVAGQWLDQLASVAREGCVVALPYADADLVALTRAGMADLATSAITDGRQVLQEILQTQVVPDVTWPVEGAVDDETLAMAARAEGRSLLLAADAVEQGRTTRNSGVLPIAGGQRAQFTVLTDPLLTRAAAGLPDVPGGDLGAVRSGSAPSVSPAGTASPLSTQDLIGALAFRTQEPGDVAAPAGGPLVLAPPHQWTADGPAADALFGAVDQLLDVGRIVPRGLDGVLAVGPPTGAAALPIIYPLHVGGREVTGPAVDTLRTTAADIADLASAAVPNSGVGVSPEEAFTPLRRGLLRPLSSAWRTRPEAAESAATEMADRVAVLRGSIRVLEPPGPYSLGTSDAPILITVANGLPVTMRVDVEILPSSGLRVAPIEPQEVPPLGRRQVRVSAEVIRSGQFSVQAAVRTPDGELLGQPSRLRVRSTAYGTITVWLTASAGILLVVLAGHRIVRRIRGEPRNPPPGSGPPPPPLPEAPPGPRSHHTGDPFPDPLAVTDRLPAVRHRGERPPPGPPRVPSP; encoded by the coding sequence GTGAAGCCGGTCGCGACCCTTGTCGCGATCACCCTGCTGACGCTGGCCGGGCTGTTCGGCCCCGGCCCGGTCCCCGGTGCGGCCGCGGCTCCCGCGGCACCGGGGCAGGTGGCGGACGGTCCGCTGCGGCTGGAGCTCCAGGAGATGTCCCCACGGGTGGTCACGACCGGCGGGACCCGCGACCTCGTGGTGGTCGGCACGCTCACCAACACCGGCGAGGTCCCGGTGCGCGACCTGACGATCCGGGTGCAGCGCGGCAACCCGCTCGAGACGGAGGGTGCGCTGCGGGACGCGCTGGACGGCACGGCCCGTACCGACGCGGTCACCCCCCAGTTCATGCCGCTCCCGGGCGAGCTCGCGCCCGGTGCGCAGCTGCCCGTACGGCTGACCCTCCCGCTGCGCGGATCACCCGAGACCAGCCTCGCGCTGAACGCCACCGGTGTGCACGAGCTGCTCGTGAACGTCAACGGGTCGCCGGGGGACGGGGCGCGCGCGCGGCTCGCCGCGGCGCGGATGCTCCTCCCGGTGCTGTCGCTGCCGCCGGACCCGGCCTCTCCCGACCAGGTGCCGCCGGCCACCACCGGCGGGGCCACCCCGTTCGCGCTGCTCGTTCCGATCGCCGACACCCCGCGCCGGCTCGCCACGGTCCCAGGTGAGCCCACGCTGCTCACCGACGACTACCTGGCGGCCTCCTTCGCTCCCGACGGGCGCCTCGGCGGGCTCGTCGCCGCGCTCGCCCGCAACGCGCCCGCGGATTCCCGGGTGCGCGAGGCGACGTGCCTCGCGGTCGACCCGGACCTGGTGGAGACCGCGGCCCTGATGCGGAGCCCGAACGGCTACCGGGTCGTCGGTCCGGACGGCAACCCGGTGCCGGGCACCGGCGGGGCGGTGGCGGGCCAGTGGCTCGACCAGCTCGCGTCGGTGGCGCGTGAGGGCTGCGTGGTCGCGCTGCCGTACGCCGACGCCGATCTGGTCGCGCTCACGCGGGCCGGCATGGCCGATCTCGCCACCTCGGCGATCACCGACGGCCGGCAGGTGCTGCAGGAGATCCTCCAGACACAGGTCGTGCCGGACGTCACCTGGCCGGTCGAAGGCGCGGTCGACGACGAGACGCTCGCGATGGCCGCCAGGGCGGAGGGCCGTTCGCTGCTGCTCGCGGCGGACGCCGTCGAGCAAGGGCGGACGACGCGCAACTCGGGCGTTCTCCCGATCGCGGGTGGGCAGCGCGCCCAGTTCACGGTGCTGACCGATCCGCTGCTCACCCGGGCGGCGGCCGGCCTCCCGGACGTACCCGGCGGAGACCTGGGTGCGGTGCGCAGCGGCTCGGCCCCGTCGGTCAGCCCGGCAGGCACCGCGAGCCCGCTCTCCACCCAGGACCTCATCGGCGCGCTCGCGTTCCGCACCCAGGAGCCGGGGGACGTCGCGGCGCCCGCGGGTGGGCCGCTCGTGCTCGCCCCGCCGCACCAGTGGACGGCCGACGGTCCCGCCGCGGACGCGCTGTTCGGCGCCGTGGACCAGCTGCTCGACGTCGGGCGGATCGTGCCGCGCGGGCTCGACGGCGTACTGGCCGTCGGGCCGCCGACGGGTGCGGCGGCGCTACCGATCATCTACCCGTTGCACGTCGGGGGCCGTGAGGTGACCGGGCCCGCGGTCGACACGCTCCGCACCACCGCCGCGGACATCGCGGATCTGGCCTCCGCCGCCGTACCGAACTCCGGCGTCGGCGTGAGCCCGGAGGAGGCCTTCACGCCCCTGCGGCGCGGTCTCCTGCGTCCGCTGTCGTCGGCGTGGCGGACCCGTCCGGAGGCCGCCGAATCCGCCGCGACGGAGATGGCCGACCGGGTGGCGGTGCTCCGGGGCTCGATCCGCGTGCTCGAGCCGCCCGGCCCGTACTCGCTCGGCACGTCGGACGCGCCGATCCTGATCACGGTGGCGAACGGCCTCCCGGTCACCATGCGGGTGGACGTGGAGATCCTGCCCTCCTCCGGCCTGCGCGTGGCCCCCATCGAGCCGCAGGAGGTGCCTCCGCTGGGCAGGCGCCAGGTGCGCGTGAGCGCGGAGGTGATCAGGTCCGGTCAGTTCAGCGTGCAGGCGGCGGTGCGTACACCCGACGGCGAACTGCTCGGGCAGCCGAGCCGGTTGCGGGTGCGCTCCACCGCCTACGGCACCATCACGGTGTGGTTGACGGCGAGCGCGGGCATCCTCCTCGTGGTGCTGGCCGGCCATCGGATCGTGCGCCGGATCCGTGGGGAACCACGGAACCCACCGCCCGGATCGGGCCCGCCCCCGCCGCCCCTCCCGGAGGCGCCGCCGGGCCCGCGTTCCCACCACACCGGCGACCCGTTCCCGGACCCGCTGGCCGTCACGGACCGCCTCCCGGCGGTGCGGCACCGCGGCGAGCGCCCGCCCCCTGGCCCGCCGCGCGTCCCGAGCCCGTGA
- a CDS encoding YqgE/AlgH family protein, with protein sequence MAPGTLLVAAPGLLDPHFRRTVIYVIEHRPRGTLGVVLNRPSEVTVRDVLPSWAPLSSQPPAVFVGGPVESETALCLAAVRTGQDPGAVDGLITVRGPVALVDLDSDPAAIAPRLRGLRVFAGYSGWDAGQLAGEIERGDWIVVPAIPDDVLARHDGRLWGHVLRRQGMPLALLATYPLDLRNN encoded by the coding sequence GTGGCGCCAGGCACGTTGTTGGTGGCGGCTCCCGGACTGCTCGACCCCCACTTCCGGCGCACTGTGATCTACGTCATCGAACACCGTCCGCGGGGCACCCTCGGCGTCGTCCTCAACCGCCCGAGCGAGGTCACGGTGCGCGACGTCCTCCCGTCGTGGGCGCCGCTGTCGTCGCAGCCGCCCGCGGTCTTCGTCGGAGGGCCGGTGGAGAGCGAGACGGCACTGTGCCTCGCGGCCGTGCGAACCGGCCAGGACCCGGGCGCGGTCGACGGGCTGATCACGGTGCGCGGCCCGGTGGCGCTCGTCGACCTCGACTCCGACCCGGCCGCGATCGCGCCGAGGCTGCGCGGCCTGCGCGTGTTCGCCGGCTACTCGGGCTGGGACGCCGGGCAGCTCGCGGGTGAGATCGAGCGGGGCGACTGGATCGTCGTGCCCGCGATCCCGGACGACGTGCTGGCCCGCCACGACGGGCGCCTGTGGGGGCACGTGCTGCGCCGGCAGGGCATGCCGCTGGCGCTGCTCGCGACCTACCCGCTGGACCTGAGGAACAACTAG